The genomic segment CGGGCACGCTCGCGGCCATGTGGACGATCGACCCATGGCTCACGCTCTGGGCGCTCGCGCCGTCGCCGCTGCTGGTCCTGCTCGCGCGCCGCTTCAACCACCAGGTGGAGATTGAGTCCACTGCCGTGCAGGAGCAGCTGGGCGCGCTCTCAGCCCGGGTGCAGGAAAACCTGACGGGCATGCCCGTCGTACGCGCCTACACGATGGAGGCGAGGGAGATCGACGCCTTCGGCAGGCTCAACGGCGAGTACCTCGCGCGGAGCCTCCGGCTCGCTCGTACTCAGGCGGCCTTCTCGCCGATGTTGGGCCTCATCTCCGGCCTGGGTGGGCTCATCGTCCTGTGGGTCGGCGGCAGGGGCGTCATCGAGGGGCGCCTGACGCTGGGCGCCTTCGTGGCGTTCACCGGGTACCTCGCGTACCTGGCCTGGCCGACCATCGCGCTGGGCTGGACGCTCGCCAATCTCAAGCGCGGGCTCGCCGCCATGACGCGCATCGCCGAGATCCTCGAGACTCCCGGCCATACCGACGATCCGGAGATGGTGTCGACGGCCTCGGCACCCCCGCTCCTTACCGGCCCCATCGAGTTCAGGCGGCTTTCCTTCGGCTACGACGGCCGCGGGCGGGCGCTCGACGACGTCAGCTTCACGGTGCCCGAAGGCGCGACTGTCGTGGTGGTGGGGCCGACGGGCAGCGGCAAGTCCACGCTGGGCGCGCTCGTGAGCCGGCTGTACGAGCCGCCGCCCGGGACGGTCTTCGTCGGAGGGCGCGACGTGCGGGAGCTGTCGCGCGAGCGTCTCCGCCGGTCCATAGGCTACGTGCCGCAGGAGGCCTTCCTCTTCTCGCGCTCGATCAGCGACAACGTGGCGCTCGGCGACGAGGCCGCCCCGGAGGCTCGACTCCGGGCGTCCGCGGCGACCGCGGGGCTGGGTCCCGAGATCGAGGGTTTTCCGGAAGGCTGGGCGACCGTTGTCGGGGAGCGTGGGCTGACGCTGTCGGGCGGCCAGCGCCAGCGAGTCGCGCTCGCTCGCTCGCTCGTGCCCGAGCCGCCCATCCTCGTGCTGGATGACGTCTTCTCGGCGGTGGACGTGGGCAAGGAGGCCGAGATCCTTCGCTCGCTCCGGGCCGCCGTCGCCGGGCGGACCACGCTCGCGATGACGCACCGCCTGCGGGTGGCGCAGGAAGCGGATCGGATCGTGGTCCTCGACGAGGGGCGCGTGGCCGAGCAGGGCACTCACGCCGCTCTCCTCGCTTCGGGCGGGCTCTACGCGCGGCTCTGGCGCATCCAGCAGATCGAGCAGGAGCTGGCCAATGACTGAGCGCGACCCCGAGCTCCTCGGGAAAGCGTACGACCCCCGGCTCATGCGCCGGCTCTGGGGCGTGACGCGCCCACACCGACGGCTCGTGCTGCTCTCGATGCTCCTCTTCCCCGCGGTGGCGGCGCTCGAGCTCCTTCAGCCCTGGCTGACCAAGATCGCCATTGACCGCTACATCCTCACGGGCGATTGGCTGGGGCTCAGCCGCATCGCGGCGGCCTACCTCGGCTGCCTGATCGTCCTCTACGGCCTGCGCGTCGCCATCTCGTACCTGACGCAGCTCGCCGGCCAGCGCGTCATGCACGACCTCCGCGCGGCGCTCTTCGCCCATCTCCAGCGGCAGGACGCGGCCTTCTTCGACCGGAGCCCGGTCGGGAGGCTGATGACGCGCGTCCTGACGGACGTCGAGGCCATCAACGAGCTCTTCACGAGCGGCGCCATGGCCGTGGTGGGCGACGTCCTGACGCTCGGGGGCATCGTGGTCCTGATGCTGGTCCTGAATTGGGAGCTGGCCCTGGTCACGTTCGTCCTCGTGCCCGTCCTCGCGGCAGGCGCCGCGTACTTCAGGCTGAAAGCCCGCGACAGCTACCGCGGGGTCAGGACTCGCCTGGCGCGGCTCAACGGCTTTCTGCAGGAATCGCTCCAGGGCATGGCCGTGATCCAGCTCTTTGCCCGCGAGCGAAGGGAGGCGGAGCTTTTCGCGGGGCTCAACGGCGACCTCCGCCAGGCGCAGTTCCGCTCGACCTTCTTCGACGCGATGCTCTACGCGGGCGTCGAGGCCATCGGCTCGGCGGCGGTGGCGCTTCTCCTCTGGTACGGCGGCGGCCAGGTACTGACGGGCGCACTCACCTTCGGCGGGCTCGTCGCCTTCCTCGAGTACACGGGCCGCTTCTTCCTGCCGATCCGGGACCTGGGCGCCAAGTACACGGTGATGCAGGCCGCCACCGTCGCCGCCGAGCGCGTGTTCGGCCTGCTCGACGCTGAGCCCTCCGTCCGCTCCCCGGCCGGTGGTGTCGTCGCCGGCGACCCGGGCGCGGCGGCCGTCGAGTTCAGAAACGTCTGGTTCGCCTACGACGGAGAGAACTGGGTGCTGCGGGACTGCTCGTTCACGGTCGCGGTGGGGGAGCGCGTGGCGCTGGTCGGGCCGACGGGCGAGGGCAAGAGCACGATCGTGCGGCTGATGACGCGCGGTTACGACGCGTCGAGGGGACAGGTGCTGGTGGGCGGTGTGGATGTCCGCGAGTGGGACCTAGGCGCGCTGCGCCGCCAGGTCGGCGTCATTCCGCAGGAGGTATTTCTTTTCACCGGCACCGTGGAGGACAACTTGAGAGTCGGTGCGGGCGCGGCGGCGCTGGGTGACGAGATCGACCGCGCGCTTCGGACAGCGCGCGCGGACCGCGTGGTCGCCTCGCTCCCGCAGGGCCTCCAGCAGGAGATCCACGAGCGCGGCCAGAACCTTTCACAGGGGCAGCGGCAGCTGCTGGCCATCGCCCGGGCGCTCCTTTATAATCCGGCCGTCCTGGCGCTCGACGAGGCGACATCGAGCGTGGACCCAGAGTCGGAGGCGCTGATCCGCGCGGGGCTGGAGGAGCTGCTGCGAGGCCGGACCAGCGTCGTCGTTGCGCACCGGCTCTCGACGATCCAGACGGCCGACCGGATCCAGGTGCTGCACAGGGGGCGGGTTCGTGAGGCCGGTCGTCACGCCGAGCTGCTGGCACA from the Candidatus Methylomirabilota bacterium genome contains:
- a CDS encoding ABC transporter ATP-binding protein; this encodes MSPARRLLGYLRPHATRYGVGVGCLALATGFSLGIPWQLKEAVDGLRGGGGALAFHAGVIVLLAELHALARLGSRFTMLGAGQWVEHDVRRDLYAHLETLSPAFYLTHRTGDLMSRATNDVQALRALAGFGTVMLVGTSFTFAGTLAAMWTIDPWLTLWALAPSPLLVLLARRFNHQVEIESTAVQEQLGALSARVQENLTGMPVVRAYTMEAREIDAFGRLNGEYLARSLRLARTQAAFSPMLGLISGLGGLIVLWVGGRGVIEGRLTLGAFVAFTGYLAYLAWPTIALGWTLANLKRGLAAMTRIAEILETPGHTDDPEMVSTASAPPLLTGPIEFRRLSFGYDGRGRALDDVSFTVPEGATVVVVGPTGSGKSTLGALVSRLYEPPPGTVFVGGRDVRELSRERLRRSIGYVPQEAFLFSRSISDNVALGDEAAPEARLRASAATAGLGPEIEGFPEGWATVVGERGLTLSGGQRQRVALARSLVPEPPILVLDDVFSAVDVGKEAEILRSLRAAVAGRTTLAMTHRLRVAQEADRIVVLDEGRVAEQGTHAALLASGGLYARLWRIQQIEQELAND
- a CDS encoding ABC transporter ATP-binding protein — translated: MTERDPELLGKAYDPRLMRRLWGVTRPHRRLVLLSMLLFPAVAALELLQPWLTKIAIDRYILTGDWLGLSRIAAAYLGCLIVLYGLRVAISYLTQLAGQRVMHDLRAALFAHLQRQDAAFFDRSPVGRLMTRVLTDVEAINELFTSGAMAVVGDVLTLGGIVVLMLVLNWELALVTFVLVPVLAAGAAYFRLKARDSYRGVRTRLARLNGFLQESLQGMAVIQLFARERREAELFAGLNGDLRQAQFRSTFFDAMLYAGVEAIGSAAVALLLWYGGGQVLTGALTFGGLVAFLEYTGRFFLPIRDLGAKYTVMQAATVAAERVFGLLDAEPSVRSPAGGVVAGDPGAAAVEFRNVWFAYDGENWVLRDCSFTVAVGERVALVGPTGEGKSTIVRLMTRGYDASRGQVLVGGVDVREWDLGALRRQVGVIPQEVFLFTGTVEDNLRVGAGAAALGDEIDRALRTARADRVVASLPQGLQQEIHERGQNLSQGQRQLLAIARALLYNPAVLALDEATSSVDPESEALIRAGLEELLRGRTSVVVAHRLSTIQTADRIQVLHRGRVREAGRHAELLAQGGLYARLYELQFGEVAP